GGCACATGCACACAAATTAtatcaagatgaaaaaaattactctCTGTTTGATGGTTTATTTAGACTTTATAGACtttgaaggaaaaattattgtGGCAAAGAGATAAAATTGTGCAGTCTGTATATGACTCTAACATTGATTATTTCTCAAGCCaagcagtgttgttgtttttcttgctatCTCTCATAGATTTTGAACTCCATTCCATTGGTACATAAATACTGATATCTGTGATGTGAGTATGAATTTATTATTGTGATATGCATTATGGTTTCTAAGCAGCAAAATTCATTAATATGACTACATAATgttcaaccttttttttatctctatgtCCAAGCTGTATGGCTGATCCTTATAATCCTTCCCCATCAAGGTCAGAGGTTTAAGAGAGTGATGTGAACGGGTGTGAATGTTAAGGTTGTGTGCCTTGGCTAGGCTGTCTCCCTTTATGTTGGAGACAGCCTTGGTGTATATATGTTTGCATGTATGTCAATCATTACACTGTTGCAGGATCTTCCCACTACCTTGCCCGAGGGGATGGTTATTGGGGCTGTGTGTGAGCGTGAGGATCCAAGGGATGCTGTCATCATGCATCCCAAACACCTGGAGGCATCGCTGGCCACACTTCCTAAAGGCTCAGTGATTGGTGGGTTTCTTGCAGCACTTACTAGCTTCTCCACTAAAATGACACTACTACCTTGGAAAGTGTACGTTTTGTAAATTTCACACCTGAAGTCCTTATCACATGGGCTGTCTTTTTCTGTGAAATCACATCAAATGACAGCATGTTCGATGAGATGTTGCTGGAAATAATAGCACACAGCATCtcaagaaagacaacaacaatgcCACGCACGACAGTgggacaacaaaacaaacatgataGAAGAAGCAAAATCACCAAGCATGGATGCCATAAACTGAGTTATTTTAGAAGTGGGAGTCTGTGTACTTGCTttgcaagaggaggaatgagtaaagcagcagaggaggaggatgtggacaTGAAAATGGTTaactagaagagaagaaagtacaATTTGGATGCGAGGTGTTCCACAGTGGTGGCCGTTCCAGAACCAAGTCAGTGTGTGTTCCACCTGTCTTTCCCGTGTAAGTGGAGTCATAATGAATGTTAATGGAGCAGCCGATGATCTCTTGGTTTGATTTGAGGCTGTGCTGCCATGGTAGGCAAAAGCAGAATGTACTGTAAACAAATCACGAAATCAAGTTAATGTTCCATGCTCATATTAAACAGTTAAATTAGGTATATGTACTATATAAGATGAAGGGATAACATTTTCATAATCAAGTAGTGATACCTAATACCAATTAAATGATAATATACTACAGTATTATATTTAATACAGTCTATTCACAACAAACTTTCAATGACTTTCTCCTAATCGCAAGAAATCCGCAAGAGTTTTTATAGTTTCTGTAAATGCTGCATTGAGCAAAATCtcccttcttcagtgacaccTTGTCCAAAATGGTGTCACATGACATGATGTCACAGGAAAAAATGACTTTGTGATACCCACTTAAAAATTATCAACAAGAGGCAAAACTTTTCAAGAAGTGGGTTATATTTGCTGTCTCCTGCACCATCTACCTATATAGTTACCAAAAAGGGATGGCAAACTTTTTCAAGAATTGGGTTACATCTATTTTGTCATCACACGTGATTCTAGTTTAgctgtttcctttttatctctatctctgtactttatcttattcttttggttttctttttctttataggaAGACAAGATATATTGCAGGTTCTCAGAATAAGGATTTTGAAGTTGATGTTTTTAAATTTTTCATTGAAGACTTTCTGTTTCAAGACAGTGTGCCAACCACTGATATAATAAGGGAattctttgctttgtttttctcaGTGTATGATTTTCAGGTTGTATTCACCATTAGTATGTAGAGGTAGTCTTATATGTAGAGAATAAACTTATTGAATTCCTTATAAAAAGTGTGACCTAAAGAATAGAGTAGTATGTTCTAATAGTAGATGGTAGGCATGGAACAGACTAATTattgacaagaaaaaaggagtAGATGTTGACATAcatattcctttcattttacAATTTTGTTCCTGTTATCTACATCTTTTTTAGTATATAAAGAATGTATGTATTTTGCAGGCACCAGCTCTGTCCGCCGTGCTGCTCAGCTGAAGCGAAAGTTTCCTGACTTGGTGTttgagagtgtgagagggaaCCTGAACACCAGGCTGAGGAAGCTGGAGGAGGGAAACACCTATGATGCCCTCATTCTGGCGGCGGCTGGGATCATGAGGATGGGCTGGCAACACAAGATCTCACAGGTTAGAATTACACCAATGGTAGCTGTTGCATTGTTGCAGGAATGTGGTTCACTAACTCTTATTTGTGATCTGAAGGTTCTGATAGGGTTGTAGAATACCTACATAATGTACACTCAATAAGTTACATTTCATAATTTATTAATCTATGCACTGTTGTGTCTAAATTCAGCTGTATCATACAAAATAATTCTCTTTGAAAGTGTTTATGTCAAGATAATGAATTAGatatgaaagttttttttacctagaattgttataattattttccatttttatgataattattattattattaattattattattattattattattattattattattattattattattatccatttatttatgtattcatttaatATATTATTAGTAGGAGTGTTAACTTTAGAAGgtgtttgtggttgtagtaTCTTGAAGAGGAGACTTGCATGCATGCCGTGGGTCAAGGAGCGCTGGCAGTTGAGTGTCGGGAGGATGATTCCGGCACTGTGGCTCTGCTGTCCCCGCTGGTCCACCGGGACACCACCGTGGCCGTCATTGCAGAGCGTGCCCTCATGTGTACCCTGGAGGGAGGCTGCTCTGCTCCTGTCGCTGTGCATACCAAGGTGATGCCATACTGCAGTGCCACACTGCCACTTCACCACCTTGGTTTAGTTATGTGGCTGAAGCtgtattacagaaaaaaaattaaagcaacTTGTTGTCAGCACTCAATCATGAAAAAACAACTTTAATAGAGATACCAACTTTAGACACTCTATATATATTAAGTGAGACCTATTTCATagacataaatacacacacacacacacacacacacacacacacacacacacacacacacacacacacacacacacacacacacacacacacacacacacacacacacacacacacacacacaggcaaacactgtttgtgtaaatttatttttttctgtggtcTGTGTCTAAAGTAGCAGTAGACATCTCACTTGCAATTGTGTGAGGCATAACTGTTTagattctcatattttttttaatcgttgTTCAATTGTCCCTCGTCCTTGGTGGCATAGGCAAGTGTTTAGAGTGACACCTTTGTTGAGGCTCATGACTATCCTGAAAGGTTCTGTGTGCAGTTGGTGTCAAAGACAGGTTGTTAGGAACTGGGTGAGTATTTATCAGCCTTTTTAATGATACCATGAAAATGAACAGCTTCCTGCAGGTCCAGATCACTCCATCCACAAAGACACCACGTCTCCAAATATGCGAGACAAGCAATCAGAtacaatattaacaataaaTTGCAATAACAGTTTTATCTTCCCATAAGAAAACTTGCAATGTCCTCAAGTAAACCTGTTTTATAGAAATTTCAATTAGTATAGAACTGCTTCATCGATCCGAATACAGATATTTCAGATTTGAGGCAGTAGAATGGAAGGGACATTTCCTCAGGTGCTTCTTCTCACAGATAACTGAGGACCAGCTGGACCTACAGGGTGGTGTATGGAGCCTGGATGGCAGTGAGGAGCGTCGCCACACCATGTCCACCCCACTGGCTGAACCTGATTCCTCCTCAGACCCGGTGGAGCAGCCTGCCAAGGTGGCTAAAGTGTCCACCACACCATACACTGGAGTGGTGTCTCATCAGGACCTGGATCATTTCATGAGTCAAGCATATACTCTGGGTGTGAAACTAGCCAAACATCTGCTTAGCCGGGGCGCTGATGAAATTCTAAAAGCTgccaaagaagagaataaagctaATCTACCTTCCAACAACCCTAACTTGCCACCAAGCAGTAGTAATTTGCAAAAGAAGGAGGTAGAGAATAATGACTCTTAGTGAAGGCTTGTGATAGAGGTCCAGTCcaattttgatagcatttagtaTACAGTAAACCTTTAAGTTAAGCAAATATGTGGTTTGCAAATTCAGATTTCACTCCAGACAACAGTGACATGACAGATACAGGTTTTATGTTCAGCAACAACTGGGCACAAATGTAGTGTTGACCACAGTGTCAATCTGCCCCAGTCAGACCCAGCCACTAGCTAGAGGGAGTAGTCATTTGGATGTGGATAGTGTCTGGTGCTTTCACACAACTTGCAAAACAGGCACTTAGTCAATATTTCAGCAGGCACTAGTGGTAAAGCACACTGCCTGCTTGTGTTCGTGGATACAAGTGTGGCTTTAAGCTGAAAATTTGTGACTTTTACCTTAAAAAGGCAAAGCTTGAGTTGTAGTACGTTCAGCCAGTTTACTTGAGAATTGATCTTGTAGACTAGTGAGAGTCAAGAAATATTTGAACCAACTCCAACTCAGGCCAAAAGTATCCAAGTTTGCCTCCACACCCTTACTCTTATGtgatgtttgtttatatatattcagcACATTTGTAAGATTATTATTCAGATAGCATATGTCATCATTGTTAAAAATCATACAATTATAGGAActaatcatttatttttcttatattacttagtatttttctatttgattttaCTTGCAGTAATTTGAGCAATACTCAATATAGAATCAAGAAGGTGTAGAATTTAAGCATTTACTACATATAGCAATAATTTATTGATTATTGTTATGTtgatttgtgtatatattttattaAATCTTTGTTGTGTTCTCCATTGTAAAGTTACTTGGAAAGAATGTTGTTAAGTGTGATGTGAGCTACTCTTATGAACATTAATTGTAGATGTAAAATTCATTTTTACAAGATGCCACAGGAATATGAAATATTAGAGAAGTGTACACTGTAGCACAAGATAGTTTGTTATGATAATGCAAAGAATACTGTAAgttaaggaaatgaagataatgatctTGTGAATACATACATGGTATGTTTTAATGGTGTAATGGTACACTGAAACAAGTATATTTTTTCAAACTGTGTGCTTTCTTCTGAACAAATGGGTTGACATGTGAAAATTGAGTACTTAGAaacaatagatgaatagatagagagaaaaaaaaaaaaagctggtatAGCTCTGTAAATGTGATTTCTTAACTACTCTCTATGATTATGTCACAATTTCTGTGCTGTAAAATGTCTGGTTTTATGATATGTATTTTGTTGTCTGTCTTACTTTTGGCTCTCCTTAACACCTCATTACTGATGCACAATATTTGTACCTACTTTCCATTTCAAAGTACTTTTTATTAGCTTGATATTTGAACTTTCCATTTCTAAGTAGCATTTAACTtgtctgtaatttagaggtcCAGGATTTTAGGTGATATTTAAAATGTTTGAAAGGCCTGTGGTATGAAGAGAGTGAATTGTGAGAGTAGTGAAAGGTTTGTGTATTGAGGGAGAACAAATGAGTTATAGCTACAGTGAGATGCAACACCTTGGaatttttaagttgtttttgttgttagctTGAAATGTACCTTTGTAGCAGATCGTAATGTTCAATTATTTGTTAATTGCTGGTCTAGAATATAGATGCTTTGTGGTGACTTAAGGTTCATATTTTTGGTGCTTATTAGTGAGTGGTTGGTACTGACACCAAGAGATTGTGCCTTTTAAGGggcattattttggtgtttattAGTGAGTGGCTGGCACTGGCACCAAGAGATTGTGGATGAGAGTGAGATGAGAAGGATATACATAGAGGAGTAGGATATATGTGTTAAGAGGATGGATGTCTGAGTAAAATTGTGATTTGAGTCTTATGGAAATGTGTGTTGGCACACATGTAGTGGCACCGTGGCAGGATGACTCTTTGAGGTCATTTTTGTGGTGTGAGTGTACTAAAGGGATGAAAAACACTTCTGGAAAGTATGTGGTGTATTTACCATCATTCATAATTTTTGCAAGGCTATTGCAAGGATGGTGAGTGATGTGTTCCTAAGGTCTGTTGAGGCTTTGCTATCCTTTGTAATCTTTGTAAATATTTTCATGTCCCGAATGATAGTGGTGTGTCATTATGTCATGTccactgtttatttatttatttatttttttatttatttatttattttttttttgtctttattttgagGTCTTAGGTACTGCACTTTATGAGGCTCAGTAGACAATTTTATGAAAAAATCTATTCATGACATCTTACATAGGCACTTAAGTTTATATAAATGATTACTGTTGTGTTTCCTAAGAAATGCCAATTACTTGTATCTGAGTGTCCTCACAAGAATgatttaatactctctctctctctctctctctctctctctctctctctctctctctctctctctctctctctctctctctctctctctctctctctctctctctctctctctctctctctctctctctctctctctctctctctctctctctctctctctctctctcatttcgttgTTACAAgatatctttctctctatactctTATAGTAAATGTTATGGTTTTACTAATTGGTAATgaaccaaaacaccaccattgTGTTCCCTGTATGCCATTAAAAGTGACTCGTTGGACAAAGTGAGGACTCTGGGAGTTTCCTTCTCTGTATTTTCATTGCAATGGTGAGGTAAACATGGTATGTAGATTGCTTATGTTATTTGTGTTGTATAAttggtgtttgaatgtgtgtgtgtgtgtgtgtgtgtgtgtgtgtgtgtgtgtgtgtgtgtgtgtgtgtgtgtgtgtgtgtgtgtgtgtttatttacctagttgtagttttacagggcctgagctttatgctcgtgtggccccgtctccatatctacacttatccaatcttactttaaaagtgtgcacactcattatagacactacttcttcatctaaactgttccacgtctcaatacatctctgcgggaaactatattttttaatatctctcagacatcttccttatctcagctttttactatgcgatcttgtgcttcggatgtcatattcttctctcaggatcagtttctcattatccacttggtccattctgttgatcaatttataaacttgtatcaggtctcctctctcccttctttgttccagggttggtagatccatagcctttagtctctcctcttatgtcatcccttcaaattctggaaccattcttgtagctattttttgtagcctctccaatttccttatgtgtttctttttatgaggggtccacactactcctgcatattccaatctgggtcttattgtagtacttatcaatttcttcatcatttatcaatttcttcatcatttctttgtccatgtagtgaaatgctactccaatattccttagcaaattatatgtttctctaaaaattctatcaatatggcttactggttgattgttttcttccatcgttactcctaagtccttttcattttttactttctccagttctactccatctcccatcttatagattcccacaggtcgtctttcactctttcccatttccatgacatggcttttgttcacattgaattccatttcccacttcttactccattcccagatcttatttaggtcttcttgcagtatttcacaatcctccttttgctttataactctgcacagtttcgtatcatccaaaacaaatttatgtagctgttcactccttctggcatgtcgttaatataaatgaggaaaagtattggtgccaatactgacccctgtggcactccgctttctactgctctccacttggacttcatatctttaactaccgtccttattttttccccctcaaataattttctatccatctcaatgtgcttccttttaagccacccttctcctctaacttccacagtaatcttgcatgtggcactttgtcaaacgccttttttaaatccaaataaatgcagtcaacccatccctctctctcttgtactctatcaactattctagaatagaaactcaataaattagttacacaagactgtccttttctaaaaccaaattggctatttgatattaatttgttgtcttcaaggaactcgatccattgtttctttattattctttcacacatcttgcatattacactagttagtgataccagtctgtaatttaaaggttcttccttccttctgctcttatatatgggaaccacctcagctcttttccattctattggcattgttccattttctattgagcattttatgatgtatataggacttgctagttcttccctacattctttcagtattctgcctgagacttcatccggtcccattgtcttctcttcatccagttccttcattaacttttatttcaagcttggttactttaatctctttcatatagattgtctctctattactctgtggcctctcgaatttggattccttagtaaagacctcctggaattttttatttaatagttctgccatactttttggggcttccaccatcccgttctctccttttaacctttctattgtttctttttgcctaatttttccatttatgaatctatagaacaattttggttgctccttacatttttcgataatgagtttttcgaagttcttttcctcttccttccttaccttaacatattcatttcttgctgctttgaagttttccttatttgctggattcctatttctcctccaccttttccatgttccatctcttttctcctttgccttggcacaccttgcattaaaccaatctttctttccttcttctttaggtctatattttgggacatattccctgactcctgttttgtatatttccaaaaataagttatatttgtcttgcattgtctctgagttttccatctcctcccagtatacatttttaaaatagttcttgagattctcaatatcagcctttctgtaattgaATCGgactcctttgtatgaatcgtctctgtcttcctttccctcttctatatctatttctaatattgcatggtcactctttcccaatgggcacttatatcttatattgtcattcatttgtataccccttgtaaaaactaggtccaatctcgccggctcgttgtttcctctgaatcttgtgcattcctttactctctggtccatcatattgtctatcattaggttcaagaatctttctccccaggcttcttcccccataccactttcataattttcccagtccacttctttacagttgaaatctcctactaatataacttttctcctttctttaacgattctcgttagactccttattgtgtcatctatcatgtctttatattcttgattggtccatgaatttgtttttgatggcacatatgttacaatgattgttaactcttttttattaatatacatcttaatatacaatatttctgcttttccttccccacattccatttcatttatcactatctctttccttaacataatcatgactcctcctcctcctttacccactctgtctcttctccatacattatacctattgtccaagtctattttgattgccttatttagttttgtttcaaccacgcatacaatatctggattttctttccttatgtaattaatctcttaattctaatttacttgataaaaccccgtctatgttcgtatacatcatttttagtcttttgcctttatgatttttagttaaacttgttgcactttttttctcttccttctcgtttatataccatttccttatcctgtctcctagaattttccaaaaaaaaatgctttcttctcctcttctgacctttcattattcttttcccttactgctgctgccagttcattgtatctcttcctttcttcctcatatctatttttctttatatagatatccttgcagccttccgtttctctgttttgttgttctatataatatttcttctgttgctgcttgtgattttagtagtattttaattggtctcgtttttccttcttgatatggtcccattctgtttatttcttctatttcatcttccaagttctgcctgtCTTTgttgtttagattcttcagtaggtctttaactgatttcattttttctttttctcttcttggtctatattttatattttttcttttattccaaatacgactacactcttcttttttttctgcaatttctctaactaaattttcttttgtcttgaggactcctataattttgcttgtcatattttcttctttttctttaagttgttcttgaatcacctcctgaaaatcagccttatctttcttatcttggactctccatgcttgtacttctttttaatcacgttctgtactctttcctcttccttgtttactagatctttcagcttctctttttctttctcggctttaccgagtccttcttccatcaatgtcttgtagttagctacttgcttttttagttcttcgtttttcgctcttagcctagcttcattttcttccactttttttttatcccttctcagttttataaactctttatcctgttcttcattctctttcatttccatattctccttttatcagtttatctagtttatattcaatatttgacactctttttagtagtgaagtagtcgtcATATCGAAGCCTTCGAATACACGCTCACCCACAtcatcatagtcatcatcagctttcctaCCTTCTCCAATTTCACATCTGCATTTTGATAGTATCTCTTTTTTgctcatcattccttaataattgattacatgaaggaaaatgagaccacactacctgcccaggccactgtaaaaactgtacaaccggtatgcagtgaagatcagctgcttGTCGGAACGGCAccagtgcgtccttcctctaccgtgtctcgtgtgtgtgtgtgtgtgctgcttgAGAAACACATCTTTAATTAACCAAAGTCTATTGGCAGAGGCAATAAAGATATTAAAGGTATTGAGCAGCTAATGTTAAATTAAGTAGTTATTATTAATCTTCTAAAGTTTCTGTCTTACAGGAACACAACAATGCACAGATGTACACAGCATGTTACATTATTTTTAAGAGCTGTTGATTTTATGAACTTTTGTTTCTAGTGGTTTTATATTTGTTAGACACTATAAGTAGCAAAATAGCAACTGTCAGTGCAAGTTTGTGAAAACTGTTCATGTTTAGAAACATTATTTCTTGATAATAGACTGGTGTTGAGTTATTGCTTTGATAGTGCACAATGAGATATGTTGAGCAGTGGATAGCCATGGACAGGTTTGAATGTGGAGTTGTATCAGGTTCAGGTTCAGCAACTGGTGATATTTAGCTGCTTTCCATGACATGTTGCCTAACTTGCATACAGACTAAAAACACGAGTAAAATCTAAGCGGGTATTACATAGTGTCTGCTAATATGAATAATGGTATTATGGGTGTATTGTTATTTCATGAAAATGTTatgtgaggaaaaatataactatTATGCTATTTAGAGTGGCTAGCCTTGTTTCATTTGGGAGTATGTGAAGTGCCATGATCACTTTTTGTGCAGGCACTTATCCCAAATGTTCATCTACTGCCTTCCCTGGCTGAGCTTTGGGTTATTCAGTGTTGGTCCTAAAGTAAGGAAGTAGTGCAATATTTGTCCAACTcaaaaacaaaccaacaaaaatgCATTATGTAATGGCTTTTAGGTAAATTGTGGTGTTATTCATTGCACAAACAGAAAGGTATCATTATGATACAACAGTATTATTACTTTCACAGTTGTACATGTACTTAATATGCCTTACAGTGGTAACTATTTCAATGCTTCAGTTCCTCTTGGAATTGCCACTTAATTAAAAAGGTGCTCAAGACAGAAATATGATTGTTTTTTCCTCTGCCTGCACTCAGCTTAGATATCTGACATTTATGATGCACTGCCACCATACATGGGATGTTTTGCCCCCTTTCACTTTGGCACTTGTCCTTGCTTGAAGATTAATTTAAGACATTTCAAAATGCAATCTAGTTTCTTTCAAAGTAATGAATGTTGGATACTGGATAGTTTCCTTCAATATAAATGGTCTTTTGGCTGTTTTGACAGAGAAGTTAAACCTATGAGataggaaagataaaaacaagggtGTTTCTAATTATACACTCTTTACTGTAGAATTCTGAAAGGAATGAAGTATgggaaagtaagaaataacTCGAGTGATGCATTGTATTTGATTTGTAGTTTGGCAGCACTAATCTTTATAAAAAAAGCAACTGTTTAGTAATTTGTGTTTTCAGTCATAGAGAAGGTCTTGAGAGAAGGCCAACAGGTTTTTAAAAAAGCTCAGAATTGATGAGCCTCTTGCATTAATGGCAATGAAAATGTGCTTTAATCTAAGAATTGTTGACAGATAGCTTGCAATATTGACTTAGGCTAAGTGATGCTAAGGTATCAGGTCTTTTTGTATGAAATGTTGCATACAAAAATCAGTATTAGACAACTACCCCCATATATCACATCTCTTGTTCTAAGTGGTCTTTGTGGAACTTTTGAGTTTTGAAGTCCATATATTGATGTTAACTTTATTGACAAATGTGTCAGAGTTGGTGATGTCACTTCTTGGGATAATTGTGTATAACATCTTGAGATTCCTTTTATCTTCATGTGTACTTTGCTAACAGATATTGATATACTGTAAAGGAAGAGTTTActtatgacaacaacaacaacaggaaattggagtttacattgttttattgtttaagTGTAACATGTGCATCAGTTACAATGATGTTTGTATTTGCATCTGTGGTATTGAAGGTTTAATGTTGAATTTTGTAAATGTCAAATGTGTGCAAGAGTTTTATATTGAAAAGTGTAAATTATAATGATATACCTAATGCGTTGGTGCCTTGTAATGAAGAAACCATTGGTTACATCATATCATGACCACTTGTTTTgtgtatattgttgttgttgaaatgtGTGAGAAATATTTAACATGATATTGGGAAGTCACTTGTTTGAATGACCTGCCATAGCCTACTGGGAAGTGTTGTACTTGATGCTACTGTTTGCAAGGCTACTATATGGCAGTTGTCCTGATTTTTCTTACATCTCTTTTGCCCATTTCTTCTCTTAGgtaatgattttattttttcgttactttttattttttatattaattattttcaccATTGCCCTCGAGCAGATATTAGATCAATATTTAGTTTCTATTAATTCGATTCTCTTTAATGGTATGTTTATTTGTACATATGTAActacttttttcattgtttttcataTGTTTATAATTTTATTAATTCGTCGTAAAGCTAAGGAACATGTTACACCACACATTCGTTCCTTCACACGCCTCACTCATATGGTGTTCCTACATCACT
The window above is part of the Portunus trituberculatus isolate SZX2019 chromosome 38, ASM1759143v1, whole genome shotgun sequence genome. Proteins encoded here:
- the LOC123514955 gene encoding porphobilinogen deaminase-like isoform X1 codes for the protein MAATNNGTHTDAATIRIGSRESELALKQTHMVRDALQKAHPHLKFDIITMKTHGDKILNVALSKIGSKSLFTKELEIALEEKRVDIVVHSLKDLPTTLPEGMVIGAVCEREDPRDAVIMHPKHLEASLATLPKGSVIGTSSVRRAAQLKRKFPDLVFESVRGNLNTRLRKLEEGNTYDALILAAAGIMRMGWQHKISQYLEEETCMHAVGQGALAVECREDDSGTVALLSPLVHRDTTVAVIAERALMCTLEGGCSAPVAVHTKITEDQLDLQGGVWSLDGSEERRHTMSTPLAEPDSSSDPVEQPAKVAKVSTTPYTGVVSHQDLDHFMSQAYTLGVKLAKHLLSRGADEILKAAKEENKANLPSNNPNLPPSSSNLQKKEVENNDS
- the LOC123514955 gene encoding porphobilinogen deaminase-like isoform X2, translating into MVRDALQKAHPHLKFDIITMKTHGDKILNVALSKIGSKSLFTKELEIALEEKRVDIVVHSLKDLPTTLPEGMVIGAVCEREDPRDAVIMHPKHLEASLATLPKGSVIGTSSVRRAAQLKRKFPDLVFESVRGNLNTRLRKLEEGNTYDALILAAAGIMRMGWQHKISQYLEEETCMHAVGQGALAVECREDDSGTVALLSPLVHRDTTVAVIAERALMCTLEGGCSAPVAVHTKITEDQLDLQGGVWSLDGSEERRHTMSTPLAEPDSSSDPVEQPAKVAKVSTTPYTGVVSHQDLDHFMSQAYTLGVKLAKHLLSRGADEILKAAKEENKANLPSNNPNLPPSSSNLQKKEVENNDS